In the genome of Diaphorobacter sp. HDW4A, the window CTGCCGGGCACGGCGTTGAGCTTTTCATCAAGATCGGGGAGCAGCAATCCGGCCTTGGCGTCGAACACGCCCGACACGGTTCTGAGCGCAATCTCCGAGATCTGATCCTGCGTGAGCGCCCCGGACAGATCACGCGCCAGACGCGCCAGCGCACCGGCGCGGCGTTCGCGCTCAGCCGCCACCTGCGCCTCGTGCCGCAGCCGCGCCATAAGCTGCCCACACACCAGGGCCACGCCCAGCATCAGCGCGAAGGTGAACAGGTACTGCGTGTCCGCGATGTTGAACGAGCCGCGCGGCTGCACAAAGAAGAAATCAAAACAAAGCACCGCCAACAGCGCCGCCCATGCCCCCGGCCCACGCCCCCAGCGCAGCGCCGACAGCACGACGATGAGCAGGAACAACATCACCACATTCGCGGGATCGAAAATCTGCAACAGCAACTCGGCCACCAACGTGCCCGCAAAACAGGCAGCGGTGGCCCCCATGTATCCGGTCCAGCGCACTGGCGTGCGGCGCGTGCCGGGCGCGGTCGCAGTCGCGGCCGCAGTCACCAATGGCTCGGCCTGAACCCGCGTGGAAAGCACCAGCACATCGAGCCCTGAGTCAAGCCGCGCGATGCGGTCCGGCATGCTGCGCGCAAACCAGCGCACGGGCGACCACGCGGCGAGCGGCACCTGCGCCAGCACCAGATGGCTGGCGTTGCGCTCGCGCGCAAAATTCACCAGCGCCTCGGCTACATCGGCACCGGGAATGGTAGCCGTCTCGGCACCCAATCTGGCAGCCAGCGCCAGCGTCTTGAGCACGGCGGCCTGTGCGCTTCGCGGGCGGTGTTGGCGCTGCGGCGCGTCTACGTAAACAACCACCCAGTCTGCTTCGAGCCGCCGCGCCAACCTCGCTACCTGCCGCACCAGCGCGTCGTCCCCGGCACGTCCGCCCACTCCCACCAGGAGCCGCTCTCGCGTGGGCCAGACATTGCCGATGGAACGCTCGCGCCGGTAATCACGCATGTCGTCATCCACGCGATCGGCCGTGCGGCGCAGCGCCAGCTCGCGCAATGCGAGCAGGTTGCCGCGCCGGAAAAAATGCTGTGATGCGCGCTCGGCCTGCTCGAGCTGGTAGACCTTGCCCTCCTTGAGCCGCCGAAGCAGCTCGTCGGGCGAGATGTCCACCATCACCACTTCATCGGCATCATCAAAAATCTGATCGGGCACGGTCTCCCGCACCTTGATGCCGACAATGCCGCTCACCACATCGTTCAGGCTCTCCAGATGCTGGACATTGAGCGTGGTCCACACGTCGATGCCCGCATCGAGCAGCTCGTCCACATCCATCCAGCGCTTGGGATGGCGCGAACCCGGCGCATTGCTATGCGCAAGTTCGTCAAGCAGCAGCACCTCGGGGTGCCACGCCAGCGCCGCATCGATGTCGAACTCCTTGAGCTGCTTACCCTGATACTGAACATCGGCCAGCGGCAGCTGCTCCAGGTTGTGCAGCTGCTGAGCGGTTTCCGAGCGGCCATGCGTTTCCACCAGCCCCACGAGCACCGAGCGCCCCGCCTGCTTCTCGCGCTGCGCGGCCGAGAGCATGGCGTAGGTCTTGCCCACGCCTGCGTTCGATCCAAAGTAGATCCGCAGCTTGCCGCGATGCGCGCTCGCCTGCTCCTGCTGCAGTCGCGCTACCAGCGCATCGGGGTCGGGACGCGAATCGTCGGGATCATGATGAGCGCTGGATGGGTTGGGCATATCCTGAGAAGCGTAGCACCGACCGGATCAAACCAGACCGATGGCGGCGACAAACATATCAATCAGCTTGATGCCCACAAACGGCACGATCAATCCACCCACACCGTAAATCAGCAGGTTGCGGCGCAGCAGCGCGGCGGCTCCCACGGCGCGGTAAGGCACACCGCGCAGGGCCAGCGGAATCAGCGCAATGATGATCAGCGCGTTGAAAACCACCGCGCTCAAAATCGCCGATTCCGGACTGTGCAGGCCCATCACGTTGAGCGATGCAAGCTGCGGATAAGTGCTCACGAACGCGGCCGGAATGATCGCGAAATACTTGGCCACATCGTTCGCCACGCTGAACGTGGTGAGCGCGCCGCGCGTCATCAGCATCTGCTTGCCGGTCTCCACCACCTCGATGAGCTTGGTCGGATTGCTGTCCAGATCGACCATGTTGCCCGCCTCCTTGGCCGCCTGCGTGCCACTGTTCATCGCAACGGCCACATCGGCCTGCGCCAGCGCGGGTGCGTCGTTGGTGCCGTCGCCCGTCATCGCCACCAGTCGGCCTGCGGCCTGCTGGGTGCGGATGAGTTGCAGTTTGTCCTCAGGACGCGCCTCGGCGAGGTAATCGTCCACGCCCGCCTCGGCCGCAATCGCGGCGGCGGTGAGCGGGTTGTCGCCGGTGATCATCACCGTTTTGATGCCCATGCGGCGCAGCTCGGCAAAGCGCTCGCGGATGCCGTGCTTGACGATGTCCTTCAGCTCGATCACGCCAAGCACGCGTGCGTTGTCGGCCACCACCAACGGCGTGCTGCCACGGCGCGAGACCTCATCGACGATCTTCTGCACACCGGCCGGGAACTGGCCGCCGAGCGCCTCGACATGCTTGCGCACCGCATCGGCCGCACCCTTGCGCAGCGCACGCGGGCCGGTGCCGTCGCGCATGTCCACACCGCTCATGCGCGTCTGCGCAGTGAAGGGCACAAAGGTCGCATTCAAGGAACTCAACTCACGTTCGCGCAAGCCATGCTTTTCCTTGGCCAACACCACCACGCTGCGGCCTTCCGGCGTTTCGTCGGCCAGCGACGCCATCTGCGCGGCATCGGCCAGTTGCGCCGGCGAGATGCCGGGCGCGGGCAGAAACTCGCTCGCCTGGCGATTGCCGAGCGTGATGGTGCCGGTCTTGTCGAGCAGCAGCACATCCACGTCGCCCGCAGCCTCCACGGCGCGGCCCGATGTGGCGATCACATTCGCCTGCATCATGCGGCTCATGCCGGCGACGCCGATGGCCGAGAGCAGGCCGCCGATGGTCGTCGGAATCAGGCACACGAGCAGTGCGATCAGCACCGTCAGCCCCACAACGGATCCAGAGCCGCTCTGCGCCACTGCAAATGCAGAGAACGGGTTCAGCGTGACGATCACCATCATGAACACCAGCGTCAGGCCAACCAGCAGAATCGACAGCGCGAGCTCGTTGGGCGTCTTCTGGCGCTTGGCCGATTCGACCATCGAGATCATGCGATCCAGAAACGATTCGCCTGGGTTCACCGTGATCTGCACCACCAGCCAATCCGACAGAACCCGCGTGCCGCCGGTCACCGACGAGAAGTCACCACCGGCCTCGCGAATCACCGGTGCGGATTCGCCGGTGATCGCGCTTTCATCAACCGACGCGACGCCCTGGAGCACCGTGCCGTCAAGCGCCACCGTATCACCCGCCTCGATCAGAATCACCGCGCCGGAGCGCAGCTCGTTGGCGGGCACGGGCGTCCACTGCGCGCCGAACTGCGGCTTGGTCAGCAGCTTGGCAACCGTGTTTTTCTTCATGCCGCGCAGGCTTGCGGCCTGTGCACGGCTGCGGCCCTCGGCCAGCGCCTCGGCAAAGTTGGCGAACAGCACGGTGAACCACAGCCACAGCGAGATCAGCAGAATGAAGCCTGCGGGTGCCTCGCCCTGCCCGCGCAGCGCCTGAATCCAAAGCAGCGTGGTCAGAATCGCGCCCAAATAGACGACAAACATGACCGGATTGCGCCATTGCGCACGCGGCGTGAGTTTGCACACCGACTCCCACAGTGCATCGCGTGCCAGACCCGCTTCGAACAGCGGCAACGTAGATTTTCTCGACATGATGCTCATTCCTTCTTCTTGTTGTCACTGCCATCGAGCGCGAGGTTGAGTTCAAGCACGTTCACGCGTGGCTCGCCCAGCAGCCACAGATCACGCGGCGTGATGTGGCGGTCCACCAATCCGGAGACCTGCGCTTCCGTCAAACCACGCGCCTTGGCGACGCGCTCGGTCTGCAGCCGCGCATTCGCGACCGAGATGTGCGGATCCAAGCCAGATGCAGATGCGGTGACGGCGTCGACCGGCACCCGGTCCTGCGCGCCCAGACCATTGAGCGTGCGATAAGCCTGTACGCGCTCGGCCACGGCCGTATTCAGCGTCTGGCTGGTCACGCCCTGATTGCTCGCGGCGGCCAATGCGGCGTTGTAGGGCACGGCGATGCTTGCAGCCGGGTCTTTTGGATCCGGCGCAGTCGTCACACTCGGGCGGCCTTGGAAGTAACCCGCACCAGTGAAGTTCTGGCCGATCAGCGATGAACCGATCACCTGGCCGTTCTTCGTTATCAGGCTGCCCTGCGCCTGATGTGGAAACACAAATTTCGCCACCACCGTGGTCCCGAGCGGATAAGCCAGCCCGGTGACCAGGCACAACGCTACCGCCGCGCGGGCGCATTGCCCCATGGTCTGGCCCCAGCCCGCCTGCTCGTTTGCGGCAATACTCGGGACAATTTTCGTTTGAACCATCGTGTTCATGACACTCTCCTGCGGAGGGCCGTAGCCGCTCCGCTCAACAATCCTTGGCTTTGAAATTCCTGCTGTTTGTGAATCGTTAGCTTCACGAATACAGCTTGCCTGCCAGCACCTGCAGGTGCTCCACCACCGGACCCAGGGCCAGCGACGGCAGGAACGTCAAACCACCCACTACTAGAATCACGAACACCAGCAGGCCCATGAACAGCGGCGTCGCCGTCGGGAAGGTACCGGGGCCAGGAGGCACCGTGGTCTTGGCGGCAAGGCTTCCGGCCATGGCCAGCATCGGCAGCATGGTGAGAAAACGGCCGAACAACATGGCCAGACCAATCGTCGTGTTGAAGAACGGCGTGTTGGCGTTCAGGCCCGCAAACGCGGAACCGTTGTTGGCCGTGGCCGAGGTGTAGGCATAAAGAATCTCGGAGAAGCCGTGCGGCCCGTGGTTCGCCAGGCTCGCGCCCGCATCGGGCCAGACGGCCGCCAGCGCGGTGAAGCCCAGCACGCAGGCGGGATGCGCCAGCACCGCCAGCATCACCAACTTGATCTCGCGCGCCTCGATCTTCTTGCCGAGAAATTCCGGCGTGCGCCCGATCATCATGCCCGCGACGAACACGGTCAGGATCGCGTATTGGATGAGGTTGATGATGCCCACTCCATCGCCACCGAACACGCAGTTCAGCATCATCAGCGCAAACGGCGTGATGCTGCCCAGCGGCGTAAGTGAGCTGTGCATCGCATTCACCGAACCGGTGGTCGCGGCGGTCGTCGTGGTCACGAACAGCGCAGTGTCGGCGATACCGAAGCGCAGCTCCTTGCCCTCCATGTTGCCGCCCGGCTGCGTGGCCGTGACCGACTGATCCGCACCGGCGCGTGCCAGCAGATCACTGCCGCTTTGTTCGGCGTGGAAGGTCAGCGCCAGAAAGCCGATGAACATCACCATACAGGCACCGAACAGCACCCAGCCTTGACGGCGACGCAGCAACATTGACCCGAACGCATAGGTCAGCGCAGCAGGAATCAGCAGCATCGAGAAGATGTGCACGATGTTGGTGAGCGGGGTTGGATTCTCGAACGGATGCGCCGCATTCATGCCAAAGAATCCGCCGCCGTTGGTGCCGATGTGCTTGATGCTTTCAAGGCTCGCAATCGGGCCCATCAGGATGTTCTGTGCAGTGCCTTCCAGCGTCGTTGCCCCGACCTGCGAGGTCAGCGTCTGCGGCATGCCCTGCCACACATAGAACAGCGCGATCACAAAGCACAGCGGCAGCATCACGCGCCACAGCACGCGCATGTAGTCGACCCAATAGTTGCCCACGTCCTTGGCGTTGGTGCGGGCCAATCCGCGCACGAAGCCCGCGCCCACAGCCACGCCGGTGGTCGCGCCCGCAAACATCAGAAAGGTGATCACCACCATCTGTGTCGCGTTGGAGAGACTGGCTTCGCCCGCATACGACTGCCAGTTGGTGTTGGTAATGAAGGAAGCCGCGGTGTTGAACGCCAGATCGGGCGTCTGCGCCGCGTTGCCAAGATCACCCAAAGGCAGGCTCACCTGCAGACGCAGCAGCAGGTAGCCCAGCAACATCATGAACGCATTGGAGACCACCAGCGCCACGCCGTAGCACTTCCAGTCCATGCGCTCGTCGGGATTCACGCCGATGGCGCGGTAACTCCAGCGCTCGATGAACCAGTGCGATTCACCGGTAAAACAATGGGCAAGCCATTTGCCCATCACCACGGTCAGCCCGCCCACAATGAGCAGCACCAACACATATTCAAGCCATACCATCCACATGAGTGCTTCTCCTTGAAATCAAAGACGCACGAGGGCGGCGATCAAACCGAGCATCCCGCCGAAGCAGGCCACGGTCACGACGACATAAACGACATCCAGCATGACGCGGCTCCTCAGAATTTTTCCGGGCGCACCAGCGCATAGCCAAGATAGGCAAAAAGACCGACTGCCGCCGCAATGGCGATCCAGTCGATCCAGCTCAGAGTCCACAACATGATTTCCTCCCGTGGCGCCCGTCGGAATGAGGGCGGCGGATTACGATGGAGGAACTGTAGAAATGATCGCGTCAAGAGCCGGTTGAGAATGACGCGGCC includes:
- a CDS encoding sensor histidine kinase KdpD encodes the protein MPNPSSAHHDPDDSRPDPDALVARLQQEQASAHRGKLRIYFGSNAGVGKTYAMLSAAQREKQAGRSVLVGLVETHGRSETAQQLHNLEQLPLADVQYQGKQLKEFDIDAALAWHPEVLLLDELAHSNAPGSRHPKRWMDVDELLDAGIDVWTTLNVQHLESLNDVVSGIVGIKVRETVPDQIFDDADEVVMVDISPDELLRRLKEGKVYQLEQAERASQHFFRRGNLLALRELALRRTADRVDDDMRDYRRERSIGNVWPTRERLLVGVGGRAGDDALVRQVARLARRLEADWVVVYVDAPQRQHRPRSAQAAVLKTLALAARLGAETATIPGADVAEALVNFARERNASHLVLAQVPLAAWSPVRWFARSMPDRIARLDSGLDVLVLSTRVQAEPLVTAAATATAPGTRRTPVRWTGYMGATAACFAGTLVAELLLQIFDPANVVMLFLLIVVLSALRWGRGPGAWAALLAVLCFDFFFVQPRGSFNIADTQYLFTFALMLGVALVCGQLMARLRHEAQVAAERERRAGALARLARDLSGALTQDQISEIALRTVSGVFDAKAGLLLPDLDEKLNAVPGSASSMDASLARWAMEHGQMAGRGTDTLAAANALYVPLLAPVRGRGVLVLELRSPERLEVPEEQRLLQACASQIALALERVHFVEIAQQTQIAMEGERMRNTLLSAVSHDLRTPLTSILGAAEVAQRHASSGVTFDMVRQIQRQAVSMQQLVDNLLAMARLQQGGVHLRREWWPVEDVIGSALHQLRDRLVEHPVKTELEPGMPMVRLDAVLMERVLVNLVDNAIKYTPAGTPIRVWARTGASQLLLSVEDGGPGLPAHMNPQEVFEPFTRGAAESTVSGIGLGLTLAQRIVQAHGGDIDVEPAVPGPGTVFTIRIPLEVPPAMDDVPLAPSLAP
- the kdpB gene encoding potassium-transporting ATPase subunit KdpB, whose amino-acid sequence is MSRKSTLPLFEAGLARDALWESVCKLTPRAQWRNPVMFVVYLGAILTTLLWIQALRGQGEAPAGFILLISLWLWFTVLFANFAEALAEGRSRAQAASLRGMKKNTVAKLLTKPQFGAQWTPVPANELRSGAVILIEAGDTVALDGTVLQGVASVDESAITGESAPVIREAGGDFSSVTGGTRVLSDWLVVQITVNPGESFLDRMISMVESAKRQKTPNELALSILLVGLTLVFMMVIVTLNPFSAFAVAQSGSGSVVGLTVLIALLVCLIPTTIGGLLSAIGVAGMSRMMQANVIATSGRAVEAAGDVDVLLLDKTGTITLGNRQASEFLPAPGISPAQLADAAQMASLADETPEGRSVVVLAKEKHGLRERELSSLNATFVPFTAQTRMSGVDMRDGTGPRALRKGAADAVRKHVEALGGQFPAGVQKIVDEVSRRGSTPLVVADNARVLGVIELKDIVKHGIRERFAELRRMGIKTVMITGDNPLTAAAIAAEAGVDDYLAEARPEDKLQLIRTQQAAGRLVAMTGDGTNDAPALAQADVAVAMNSGTQAAKEAGNMVDLDSNPTKLIEVVETGKQMLMTRGALTTFSVANDVAKYFAIIPAAFVSTYPQLASLNVMGLHSPESAILSAVVFNALIIIALIPLALRGVPYRAVGAAALLRRNLLIYGVGGLIVPFVGIKLIDMFVAAIGLV
- the kdpC gene encoding K(+)-transporting ATPase subunit C → MNTMVQTKIVPSIAANEQAGWGQTMGQCARAAVALCLVTGLAYPLGTTVVAKFVFPHQAQGSLITKNGQVIGSSLIGQNFTGAGYFQGRPSVTTAPDPKDPAASIAVPYNAALAAASNQGVTSQTLNTAVAERVQAYRTLNGLGAQDRVPVDAVTASASGLDPHISVANARLQTERVAKARGLTEAQVSGLVDRHITPRDLWLLGEPRVNVLELNLALDGSDNKKKE
- the kdpA gene encoding potassium-transporting ATPase subunit KdpA → MWMVWLEYVLVLLIVGGLTVVMGKWLAHCFTGESHWFIERWSYRAIGVNPDERMDWKCYGVALVVSNAFMMLLGYLLLRLQVSLPLGDLGNAAQTPDLAFNTAASFITNTNWQSYAGEASLSNATQMVVITFLMFAGATTGVAVGAGFVRGLARTNAKDVGNYWVDYMRVLWRVMLPLCFVIALFYVWQGMPQTLTSQVGATTLEGTAQNILMGPIASLESIKHIGTNGGGFFGMNAAHPFENPTPLTNIVHIFSMLLIPAALTYAFGSMLLRRRQGWVLFGACMVMFIGFLALTFHAEQSGSDLLARAGADQSVTATQPGGNMEGKELRFGIADTALFVTTTTAATTGSVNAMHSSLTPLGSITPFALMMLNCVFGGDGVGIINLIQYAILTVFVAGMMIGRTPEFLGKKIEAREIKLVMLAVLAHPACVLGFTALAAVWPDAGASLANHGPHGFSEILYAYTSATANNGSAFAGLNANTPFFNTTIGLAMLFGRFLTMLPMLAMAGSLAAKTTVPPGPGTFPTATPLFMGLLVFVILVVGGLTFLPSLALGPVVEHLQVLAGKLYS
- the kdpF gene encoding K(+)-transporting ATPase subunit F — encoded protein: MLWTLSWIDWIAIAAAVGLFAYLGYALVRPEKF